One segment of Drosophila mauritiana strain mau12 chromosome 3R, ASM438214v1, whole genome shotgun sequence DNA contains the following:
- the LOC117142324 gene encoding coiled-coil-helix-coiled-coil-helix domain-containing protein 2 has product MPRQRSESPRSTGSMRRQSSRSSHVFATKPSRGSSKDLPAVQQPKKESLPAAAPAASSATSTETKGPSTADRFKDMATTAAGVAAGSAVGHAVGAGLTGMFQGRGQAAPAKEQPPQEGSLGASASQSVPKTQLVEDGPCAFELRQFLKCTEDNSSDLSVCKEFNEAMQQCRRRYNV; this is encoded by the coding sequence ATGCCCCGCCAACGTTCGGAAAGTCCGCGATCCACCGGATCAATGCGCCGCCAAAGCAGCCGGAGCAGCCATGTCTTCGCCACAAAGCCGTCGCGTGGTAGCAGCAAGGATCTGCCGGCGGTGCAGCAGCCCAAGAAGGAATCCCTGCCAGCTGCAGCGCCTGCTGCCTCGTCAGCCACCTCCACAGAGACAAAAGGTCCTAGCACGGCAGATAGGTTCAAGGACATGGCCACCACGGCGGCTGGCGTGGCAGCAGGATCAGCTGTGGGCCACGCTGTGGGCGCAGGACTCACCGGAATGTTCCAGGGACGTGGTCAGGCAGCCCCGGCCAAGGAGCAGCCTCCGCAGGAGGGATCCTTGGGAGCTTCAGCTTCGCAATCAGTACCGAAAACTCAACTAGTGGAGGATGGTCCCTGTGCCTTCGAGCTGAGGCAGTTCCTCAAGTGCACCGAGGACAACAGCAGTGATCTCTCCGTTTGCAAGGAGTTCAACGAGGCAATGCAGCAGTGTCGGCGGCGCTACAATGTCTGA
- the LOC117142321 gene encoding 5-hydroxytryptamine receptor 1 yields the protein MALSGQDWRRHQSHRQHRNHRTQGNHQKLISTATLTLFVLFLSSWIAYAAGKATVPAPLVEGETESVTSQDFNSSSAFLGAIASASSSGSGSGSGSGSGSGSYGLASMNSSPIAIVSYQGITSSNLGDSNTTLVPLSDTPLLLEEFAAGEFVLPPLTSIFVSIVLLIVILGTVVGNVLVCIAVCMVRKLRRPCNYLLVSLALSDLCVALLVMPMALLYEVLEKWNFGPLLCDIWVSFDVLCCTASILNLCAISVDRYLAITKPLEYGVKRTPRRMMLCVGIVWLAAACISLPPLLILGNEHEDEEGQPICTVCQNFAYQIYATLGSFYIPLSVMLFVYYQIFRAARRIVLEEKRAQTHLQQALNGTGSPSAPQAPPLGHTELASSGNGQRHSSVGNTSLTYSTCGGLSSGGGALAGHGSGGGVSGSTGLLGSPHHKKLRFQLAKEKKASTTLGIIMSAFTVCWLPFFILALIRPFETMHVPASLSSLFLWLGYANSLLNPIIYATLNRDFRKPFQEILYFRCSSLNTMMRENYYQDQYGEPPSQRVMLGDERHGARESFL from the coding sequence ATGGCTTTATCTGGACAGGACTGGCGGCGCCATCAGAGCCACCGCCAGCACAGAAACCACAGAACCCAGGGAAACCACCAGAAACTGATCTCCACCGCCACGCTGACTCTGTTCGTGCTCTTCCTGAGCAGCTGGATAGCCTATGCGGCGGGCAAGGCCACCGTTCCCGCTCCGCTCGTGGAAGGCGAGACGGAGTCGGTCACTTCGCAGGACTTTAATAGCAGTAGCGCCTTCCTGGGAGCGATAGCCTCGGCCTCATcgtcgggatcgggatcgggatcgggatcgggctCGGGTTCAGGATCCTATGGCCTGGCCTCGATGAACAGCAGCCCCATTGCCATAGTCTCGTATCAAGGCATCACCAGCAGCAATTTGGGCGACAGCAATACGACTTTGGTACCGCTATCGGACACTCCTCTGCTCCTGGAGGAATTTGCAGCCGGAGAGTTTGTACTGCCCCCGTTGACGTCCATATTCGTGAGCATCGTCCTGCTGATCGTGATCCTGGGCACTGTTGTGGGCAATGTCCTGGTCTGCATAGCCGTTTGCATGGTGCGGAAACTGAGGAGACCTTGCAATTACCTTTTGGTGTCCTTGGCTCTTTCGGATCTCTGCGTGGCTCTTCTGGTGATGCCCATGGCCTTGCTTTATGAAGTGCTGGAGAAGTGGAACTTTGGACCGCTGCTCTGCGACATCTGGGTGTCCTTCGATGTGTTGTGCTGCACGGCCTCGATCCTGAATCTGTGTGCCATATCCGTGGATCGATACCTGGCCATCACGAAGCCTCTGGAGTACGGGGTGAAGAGGACTCCTCGGCGAATGATGCTGTGCGTGGGCATCGTCTGGCTGGCCGCCGCCTGCATCTCATTGCCTCCTCTGCTGATCCTGGGCAACGagcacgaggacgaggagggcCAGCCCATCTGCACGGTGTGCCAGAACTTCGCATATCAGATCTACGCCACCCTGGGCTCATTTTACATACCACTCTCGGTGATGCTGTTCGTGTACTACCAGATCTTCAGGGCGGCGAGGCGGATTGTCCTGGAGGAGAAACGCGCACAGACGCATTTGCAGCAGGCTCTCAATGGCACGGGATCGCCGTCGGCCCCGCAAGCTCCGCCCTTGGGTCACACGGAGCTGGCCAGCTCGGGAAATGGCCAGAGGCACAGCAGCGTGGGCAATACTTCGCTCACCTACTCCACCTGTGGTGGTCTGAGCAGCGGAGGAGGCGCACTCGCAGGACACGGCAGTGGGGGTGGCGTCAGTGGTTCGACAGGACTCCTGGGCTCTCCGCACCACAAGAAGCTGCGGTTTCAGCTGGCCAAGGAGAAGAAGGCCTCTACCACTCTGGGCATCATCATGTCGGCCTTTACCGTCTGCTGGCTGCCCTTCTTTATCCTGGCCCTAATTCGTCCTTTCGAGACAATGCACGTACCGGCATCGCTCTCGTCTCTATTCCTCTGGCTGGGCTATGCCAACTCCCTGCTGAACCCTATTATCTACGCCACTCTGAACAGGGATTTCCGCAAACCCTTCCAGGAGATCCTCTACTTCCGCTGCTCCAGTCTGAACACCATGATGCGGGAGAACTACTACCAGGATCAGTATGGCGAGCCTCCCTCGCAGCGGGTGATGCTGGGCGACGAGAGGCACGGGGCGAGGGAGAGCTTTCTCTAG